In a single window of the Novosphingobium sp. IK01 genome:
- a CDS encoding efflux RND transporter periplasmic adaptor subunit, with protein MQNETHRPEADLLSGKPPRGLRTAGIVAGVLAVAVVAAGLYTRHGEALDASAWSEQQAVPTVHLITANPVAANGDLTLPGTMAAWNTAHIFARVAGYMQSWDRDIGAAVEQGTPLARIETPELDQQIIAARAALAKAQASAALARSTAARWNDLLTDHSVSQQEADERNGNLAVQVATVRGARADLDRLLAFKAYATVRAPFAGVVTQRTTDIGDLVGPGATTQQPMFTVADTSRIRLYVGVPQAYAAAMKAGLDATLTVPDHPGETFAARVVGTSDAINPVNGALQVQLLADNKAHALRAGGYAQVSFKVPAQAGAVSIPASALLFRSSGTEVATVGPDNKVRMVPIQIGRDLGKTVEVVSGLTPGARIVDNPPDSIAQGQAVRVDEAHHG; from the coding sequence ATGCAGAATGAAACCCACAGGCCGGAAGCAGACTTGCTGTCGGGCAAACCGCCGCGCGGGCTCAGGACCGCCGGGATCGTGGCCGGGGTACTGGCCGTGGCGGTGGTTGCCGCCGGGCTCTACACCCGCCACGGGGAGGCACTCGATGCCAGCGCGTGGAGCGAGCAGCAGGCCGTGCCGACCGTCCATCTGATCACCGCCAATCCGGTTGCGGCCAATGGCGACCTGACCCTGCCCGGCACGATGGCCGCCTGGAACACCGCGCATATCTTTGCGCGCGTGGCCGGCTACATGCAGTCGTGGGATCGCGATATCGGCGCGGCGGTCGAACAGGGCACGCCGCTGGCCCGGATCGAGACCCCCGAACTCGACCAGCAGATCATCGCCGCGCGGGCCGCGCTGGCCAAGGCACAGGCGAGCGCCGCGCTCGCCCGCAGCACCGCCGCGCGCTGGAACGACCTGCTGACCGATCATTCCGTCTCGCAGCAGGAAGCCGATGAGCGCAACGGCAATCTGGCGGTGCAGGTGGCGACCGTGCGCGGGGCCAGGGCCGATCTCGACCGGCTGCTCGCGTTCAAGGCCTATGCCACCGTGCGCGCGCCCTTTGCCGGTGTGGTTACCCAGCGCACGACCGACATCGGCGATCTGGTGGGGCCGGGCGCGACCACCCAGCAGCCGATGTTCACCGTGGCCGATACCAGCCGCATCCGTCTCTATGTCGGCGTGCCGCAGGCCTATGCGGCGGCGATGAAGGCAGGGCTGGACGCGACGCTGACCGTGCCTGACCATCCCGGCGAGACATTCGCGGCGCGGGTCGTGGGGACGTCGGATGCGATCAACCCGGTCAACGGCGCGCTTCAGGTCCAGCTGCTGGCCGACAACAAGGCCCATGCCCTGCGCGCGGGCGGCTATGCCCAGGTGAGCTTCAAGGTGCCAGCGCAAGCTGGCGCGGTCTCGATCCCCGCAAGCGCGCTGCTGTTCCGCTCGTCGGGTACGGAAGTCGCCACGGTGGGGCCGGACAACAAGGTGCGGATGGTGCCGATCCAGATCGGTCGCGATCTGGGCAAGACGGTCGAGGTGGTCTCGGGGCTGACGCCGGGGGCCCGGATCGTCGACAATCCCCCCGATTCCATCGCGCAAGGTCAGGCCGTGCGTGTCGACGAGGCGCATCATGGCTAA
- a CDS encoding response regulator transcription factor encodes MARILVIEDDPDTAAEIVTELTGHGHEVRSAGDGAAGVEMALREPFDAVTLDRMLPGLDGLSVVARLRAAGLALPVLMISALGDVDERIAGLRAGGDDYLIKPFAPDEMAMRVEVLLRRQRQMSAATALLVAGPVEIDLIAREVRVDGTPVRLLHMEFRLLEFLVRNAGETMPRQIIFERVWGYYFDPGANLIAVHIARLRKKIDIVPGRSSLIETVKGEGYRFDGS; translated from the coding sequence ATGGCCCGTATTCTTGTCATCGAGGACGATCCCGATACCGCCGCCGAAATCGTGACCGAACTGACCGGGCACGGCCACGAGGTGCGCTCGGCCGGGGACGGGGCTGCCGGGGTCGAGATGGCCTTGCGCGAGCCGTTCGATGCGGTGACGCTCGACCGCATGCTGCCCGGCCTTGACGGCCTTTCGGTCGTGGCCCGGTTGCGGGCGGCGGGGCTGGCCCTGCCGGTGCTGATGATCAGTGCGCTGGGCGATGTCGACGAGCGGATCGCGGGCCTGCGAGCGGGCGGCGACGATTATCTGATCAAGCCTTTCGCGCCCGACGAGATGGCGATGCGGGTGGAAGTCCTGTTGCGGCGCCAGCGGCAGATGAGCGCGGCAACGGCCCTGCTGGTGGCCGGGCCCGTCGAGATCGACCTGATCGCGCGCGAGGTCCGCGTGGACGGGACGCCGGTGCGACTGTTGCACATGGAATTCCGCCTGCTCGAATTTCTCGTGCGCAATGCCGGGGAAACGATGCCCCGGCAGATCATCTTCGAGCGGGTCTGGGGCTATTATTTCGATCCGGGGGCCAACCTGATCGCGGTCCATATCGCGCGCCTGCGCAAGAAGATCGACATCGTGCCGGGCCGCTCGTCGCTGATCGAGACGGTCAAGGGCGAAGGGTATCGTTTCGATGGCAGCTAG
- a CDS encoding sensor histidine kinase, with protein MPRGWPRLSAVSKTSTFRLTVMFGMAGVMGVLLALLLVYSLTANDLDVRVDQILRSEMAHLEEVPPANLPEVIERSVGSGSRFGHYGLLSAGGRWLAGDLGASPPEAIGTPYYRDTGADVRAPLRILAKRQPDGRVIIVGRDISLLPALRDHVLLMLLVTGFVVVPLLLLTGLALSLGPLRRVDRLQRVAAEIAGGRLDARMPIEGRGDELDLFAETVNHMIGEVEGSMEQVKSVTDAIAHDLRTPLTRVRNQLYRAARAPDMPPAGTSRIEAAMDGLDTVLARFAALLRISELEAGHRRQGFGAVGIDGLVDVVIDLYAPLAEEQGVRLLSGTVMHAVLFCDAQLMVEALSNLVDNAIKFSPAGGDVVVSVICGEAEREGDVVIEVRDDGPGIPPEQVEAVVRRFDRGAASPAVPGSGLGLSVVAAIAHLHQYTLELAASRPVAGGDGDAGRSGGLAARLHARAFGGKGADGAL; from the coding sequence GTGCCTAGGGGCTGGCCCCGTCTTTCGGCGGTCAGCAAGACCAGCACGTTCCGCCTGACGGTGATGTTCGGCATGGCCGGGGTCATGGGGGTGCTGCTGGCCTTGCTGCTGGTCTACAGCCTGACGGCCAACGATCTGGACGTGCGCGTCGACCAGATCCTGCGCAGCGAGATGGCCCATCTCGAAGAAGTGCCGCCAGCCAATCTGCCGGAGGTCATCGAGCGGTCGGTGGGCAGCGGAAGCCGGTTCGGCCATTACGGGCTGCTCTCGGCCGGGGGGCGCTGGCTGGCCGGGGATCTGGGGGCGAGCCCGCCCGAAGCGATCGGCACGCCCTATTATCGCGACACCGGTGCCGATGTCAGGGCGCCTTTGCGCATTCTGGCCAAGCGCCAGCCCGACGGGAGGGTGATCATCGTCGGGCGCGACATCAGCCTGCTGCCTGCCTTGCGCGACCATGTGCTGCTCATGCTGCTGGTGACAGGGTTCGTGGTGGTTCCGCTGCTGCTGCTGACGGGGCTGGCGCTGAGCCTGGGGCCCTTGCGCCGGGTGGACCGCTTGCAGCGGGTGGCCGCCGAGATCGCGGGCGGACGACTCGATGCACGCATGCCGATCGAGGGGCGCGGCGACGAGCTCGACCTCTTTGCCGAGACGGTCAACCACATGATCGGCGAAGTCGAGGGCTCGATGGAGCAGGTCAAGTCGGTCACCGATGCGATTGCCCACGACTTGCGCACCCCGCTCACCCGCGTGCGCAACCAGCTCTACCGCGCTGCCCGCGCGCCCGATATGCCGCCTGCCGGGACCAGCCGGATCGAGGCGGCGATGGATGGGCTCGACACCGTGCTGGCCCGCTTTGCCGCGCTCCTGCGGATTTCCGAACTGGAAGCCGGGCATCGCAGGCAGGGCTTTGGCGCGGTCGGGATCGACGGGCTCGTCGATGTGGTGATCGATCTCTATGCTCCGCTGGCCGAGGAACAGGGGGTGCGCCTGCTGTCGGGAACGGTGATGCACGCCGTGCTGTTCTGCGATGCCCAGTTGATGGTCGAGGCGTTGAGCAATCTGGTCGACAATGCGATCAAGTTCAGCCCGGCGGGCGGGGATGTGGTCGTCTCGGTGATCTGCGGCGAGGCGGAACGCGAAGGGGATGTGGTGATCGAGGTGCGCGACGACGGGCCCGGCATCCCGCCCGAGCAGGTCGAGGCGGTGGTGCGCCGGTTCGACCGTGGGGCGGCCTCTCCGGCGGTGCCCGGTTCGGGGCTGGGGCTCAGCGTGGTGGCCGCGATTGCCCACTTGCACCAGTATACGCTCGAATTGGCCGCGTCCCGTCCGGTGGCGGGGGGGGATGGGGACGCGGGCCGGTCTGGCGGGCTGGCCGCGCGGCTTCATGCGCGGGCCTTCGGTGGCAAGGGGGCTGATGGCGCCCTTTGA
- a CDS encoding efflux RND transporter permease subunit translates to MLQLVKLALGKPYTFVVLAILIVLSGSIAWIRTPTDIFPDIRIPVIAAVWQYKGLSPQDMSGRVVYYYERSLTSTVNDIDHIESQSMNGVGVVKIFFRPGVDIRTATAQVTSVSQTVLKQMPPGMTPPLILNYSASTVPILQMALSSGSLSEQAIYDLGQNSIRPQLATVQGAAVPSPYGGRERQIQIDLDPAALLQRHLSAADVGAALAAQNQIVPAGTTKIGEYEYQIRLNNSPQVIDTLNALPIRTTDGTTVTIGDVAHVHDGSPPQVNEVRVDGGRAVLMTILKAGSASTVDIVENVKALLPKLRETLPADLKIQLLSDQSLFVKAAISGVVREGVMAAALTSLMILLFLGSWRSTVIIATSIPLAILAAVAGLALSGETLNIMTLGGLALAVGILVDDATVTIENINWHLEQGKGVAESILDGAQQIVGPAFVSLLCICIAFVPMFFLPGVAGFLFAPMAKSVVFAMIASFVLSRTLVPTMSNFLLRAHGSGHDAQTMVSHDALAGANPGGNRIVHGLRAFQHGFETRFEAIRTWYVGALRFALARRRVFVPGFLAVVLLSLALVPFLGRNFFPSIDSGQISLHVRAPVGTRLEETAALFDKVEDEIRREVPHDQLVSIVDNIGLSSSGINTAYMNSGGIGAQDGDILVTLGEDHRPTEGYVRALREKLPRLFPGTTFSFLPADIISQILNFGAPAPIDVTITGANVKDNEAYARLVAGRMQHIGGIADVRLQQASNSPQLNFDIDRAQADRLGVTENDVTRSLSVNLAGSSQVAPTFWLNPKNGVSYPIVVQTPQYRTDSVNALQTLPITSSSPNSVQLLGALGTMHRTPTAALITHYAVRPAFDVYATIQGRDLGAVAGQVQKVLDDTKAQLPKGSSVIIRGQVQTMNAAFTGLILGLVGAIVLIYLLIVVNFQSWTDPAVIISALPAALAGIVWTLFATHTPLSVPALTGAIMCMGVATANSVLVISFAREKLAELGNATAAAIEAGSTRFRPVLMTALAMIIGMGPMALGLGEGGEQNAPLGRAVIGGLICATFATLVFVPVVFSIVHRNHRRDAAHAPDAPVPTKGDLVHAE, encoded by the coding sequence ATGCTGCAACTGGTCAAGCTTGCCCTCGGCAAGCCCTATACCTTCGTCGTCCTAGCCATCCTGATCGTGCTTTCGGGCTCGATTGCCTGGATACGCACCCCGACCGATATTTTCCCGGACATCCGCATCCCCGTGATCGCGGCGGTCTGGCAGTACAAGGGCCTTTCGCCCCAGGACATGTCGGGCCGTGTGGTCTATTACTACGAGCGTTCGCTCACTTCGACCGTCAACGACATCGACCATATCGAAAGCCAGTCGATGAACGGCGTAGGCGTGGTCAAGATCTTCTTCCGCCCCGGCGTCGACATCCGCACGGCCACCGCGCAGGTGACTTCGGTTTCGCAGACGGTGCTCAAGCAGATGCCGCCGGGCATGACCCCGCCGCTGATCCTCAACTATTCGGCTTCGACGGTGCCGATCCTGCAAATGGCGCTCTCGTCGGGGAGCCTGTCGGAACAGGCGATCTACGACCTTGGCCAGAACTCGATCCGCCCGCAGCTGGCGACCGTGCAGGGCGCGGCCGTGCCTTCGCCCTATGGCGGGCGTGAACGCCAGATCCAGATCGACCTCGACCCCGCCGCCCTGTTGCAGCGCCACCTTTCGGCGGCTGACGTGGGCGCCGCGCTCGCCGCGCAAAACCAGATCGTGCCAGCCGGGACCACCAAGATCGGCGAGTACGAGTACCAGATCCGCCTCAACAACAGCCCGCAGGTGATCGACACCCTCAACGCGCTGCCGATCCGCACGACCGACGGCACCACCGTGACCATCGGCGACGTTGCCCATGTTCACGACGGTTCGCCCCCGCAGGTCAACGAAGTGCGCGTCGACGGGGGCCGCGCGGTGCTCATGACGATCCTCAAGGCGGGCTCGGCCTCGACGGTGGACATCGTCGAGAACGTCAAGGCGCTGCTGCCCAAGCTGCGCGAGACGCTGCCCGCCGACCTGAAGATCCAGTTGCTCTCCGACCAGTCGCTGTTCGTGAAGGCGGCGATTTCCGGGGTGGTGCGCGAAGGCGTGATGGCGGCGGCCCTCACCAGCCTGATGATCCTCCTGTTCCTGGGCTCGTGGCGCTCGACGGTGATCATCGCGACCTCGATCCCGCTGGCCATTCTGGCGGCGGTGGCGGGCCTCGCGCTGTCGGGCGAGACGCTCAACATCATGACGCTGGGCGGCCTGGCGCTGGCGGTGGGCATCCTCGTCGACGACGCGACGGTGACCATCGAGAACATCAACTGGCACCTCGAACAGGGCAAGGGCGTGGCTGAGTCGATCCTCGACGGGGCACAGCAGATCGTCGGCCCGGCTTTCGTCTCGCTGCTGTGCATCTGCATCGCCTTCGTGCCGATGTTCTTCCTGCCGGGCGTGGCGGGCTTCCTGTTCGCGCCGATGGCCAAGTCGGTCGTCTTCGCGATGATCGCCAGCTTCGTGCTCTCGCGCACGCTGGTGCCCACGATGAGCAATTTCCTGCTGCGCGCCCATGGTTCGGGCCATGACGCCCAGACCATGGTCAGCCACGATGCGCTGGCCGGGGCCAATCCGGGCGGGAACCGCATCGTCCATGGGTTGCGCGCGTTCCAGCACGGTTTCGAGACCCGCTTCGAGGCGATCCGCACCTGGTATGTCGGCGCCTTGCGCTTTGCCCTCGCGCGGCGCCGGGTCTTCGTGCCCGGCTTCCTCGCGGTGGTCCTGTTGTCGCTGGCACTGGTGCCGTTTCTGGGGCGCAATTTCTTCCCGAGCATCGACTCCGGGCAGATCAGCCTTCATGTGCGCGCGCCGGTCGGCACGCGTCTGGAAGAGACTGCGGCCCTGTTCGACAAGGTCGAGGACGAAATCCGCCGCGAGGTGCCCCATGACCAGCTGGTCTCGATTGTCGACAACATCGGCCTGTCGTCCTCGGGCATCAACACGGCCTACATGAACAGTGGTGGCATCGGCGCGCAGGATGGCGACATTCTGGTCACGCTGGGCGAGGACCATCGTCCGACCGAGGGCTATGTCCGCGCGCTGCGCGAGAAGCTGCCGCGCCTGTTCCCCGGCACGACCTTCTCGTTCCTGCCTGCCGACATCATCAGCCAGATCCTCAACTTCGGTGCGCCTGCCCCGATCGACGTGACGATCACCGGCGCCAATGTGAAGGACAACGAGGCCTATGCCCGGCTGGTGGCTGGCCGCATGCAGCACATTGGCGGCATTGCCGACGTGCGTCTGCAACAGGCCAGCAATTCGCCCCAGCTCAACTTCGACATCGACCGCGCCCAGGCCGACCGCCTTGGCGTGACCGAAAACGACGTGACCCGCAGCCTTTCGGTCAATCTGGCCGGCAGTTCGCAGGTCGCGCCGACGTTCTGGCTCAACCCGAAGAACGGGGTGTCCTATCCGATCGTGGTGCAGACCCCGCAATATCGCACGGATTCGGTCAATGCGCTGCAAACGCTGCCGATCACCTCGTCGAGCCCGAACAGCGTTCAGCTTCTGGGGGCGCTGGGCACGATGCACCGGACGCCGACGGCGGCCCTGATCACGCACTATGCAGTGCGCCCCGCGTTCGACGTCTATGCCACGATCCAGGGGCGCGACCTTGGCGCGGTGGCCGGGCAGGTGCAGAAGGTTCTCGACGATACCAAGGCCCAGCTGCCCAAGGGATCGAGCGTGATCATCCGCGGCCAGGTCCAGACCATGAATGCGGCCTTCACCGGCCTCATCCTCGGGCTGGTTGGCGCCATCGTGCTGATCTACCTGCTGATCGTCGTCAACTTCCAGAGCTGGACCGACCCGGCGGTGATCATCTCGGCGCTGCCGGCCGCGCTGGCCGGGATCGTCTGGACGCTGTTTGCCACCCATACGCCGCTGTCCGTGCCAGCCTTGACCGGGGCCATCATGTGCATGGGCGTGGCCACGGCCAACTCGGTGCTGGTGATCAGCTTTGCCCGTGAAAAGCTGGCCGAGCTGGGCAATGCCACGGCAGCGGCGATCGAGGCGGGCTCCACCCGTTTCCGTCCGGTGCTGATGACGGCCCTTGCCATGATCATCGGCATGGGGCCCATGGCCCTGGGCCTTGGCGAGGGCGGCGAACAGAACGCCCCGCTGGGCCGCGCCGTGATCGGCGGCCTGATCTGTGCCACTTTCGCCACGCTGGTCTTCGTGCCCGTGGTCTTCTCCATCGTCCATCGCAACCACCGCCGGGATGCCGCACATGCCCCGGACGCGCCGGTTCCCACCAAGGGAGACCTTGTCCATGCAGAATGA
- the mazG gene encoding nucleoside triphosphate pyrophosphohydrolase, with product MTQTTPALARLLAIMARLRDPQGGCEWDLAQSFATIAPYTIEEAYEVADAIARNDIADLREELGDLLLQVVFHSRIAQEAGHFDFDAVAAAIADKMEARHPHIFAAQDDTGQSRQDRWENAKEAERAAKGAQSALDGVALALPALMRAEKLQKRAARVGFDWPDTSGPRAKVIEELDELAAAATPEEKLDEAGDLLFAAVNLARAHGVAPEEALRHANAKFERRFRGMEALAQGTFPTLDLEAQEALWQAVKATERQA from the coding sequence ATGACCCAAACCACCCCCGCACTCGCCCGCCTGCTGGCGATCATGGCCCGCCTGCGCGATCCGCAAGGCGGTTGCGAATGGGATCTGGCGCAAAGCTTCGCGACGATCGCCCCCTACACGATCGAGGAAGCCTACGAAGTGGCCGACGCCATCGCCCGCAACGACATCGCCGACTTGCGCGAGGAACTGGGCGACCTGCTCCTGCAAGTCGTCTTCCACAGCCGGATCGCGCAGGAAGCAGGCCATTTCGACTTCGACGCCGTGGCCGCGGCCATCGCCGACAAGATGGAGGCCCGCCACCCCCATATTTTCGCCGCGCAAGACGACACTGGTCAATCCCGGCAGGACCGCTGGGAAAATGCCAAGGAGGCCGAACGCGCGGCCAAGGGCGCGCAAAGCGCGCTCGATGGCGTCGCCCTCGCGCTGCCCGCGCTCATGCGCGCCGAAAAGCTGCAAAAGCGCGCCGCCCGCGTCGGCTTCGACTGGCCCGACACATCAGGCCCGCGCGCCAAGGTGATCGAGGAACTCGACGAACTGGCCGCCGCGGCCACCCCTGAGGAAAAGCTCGACGAAGCCGGAGACCTGCTCTTCGCCGCCGTCAACCTCGCCCGTGCGCATGGTGTCGCCCCCGAAGAAGCCCTCCGCCACGCCAACGCCAAATTCGAACGCCGCTTCCGCGGAATGGAGGCCCTGGCCCAGGGCACGTTCCCCACGCTCGACCTCGAAGCGCAGGAAGCCCTCTGGCAAGCGGTCAAAGCCACCGAACGGCAAGCCTGA
- a CDS encoding globin, with translation MTQEASDPATPTPYDLLGGEAMVRAVCARFYALMDELPEAAACRAVHPPSLVNAERKLYEYLTGWLGGPPLYTSQYGHPRLRMRHFMAPIGADEIEGWLACFHRAWGELVPASPLSASILEKVDALGWHMANKPDTQRPEETQASA, from the coding sequence ATGACCCAAGAAGCATCCGATCCTGCAACCCCCACCCCCTACGACCTGCTGGGCGGCGAAGCCATGGTGCGCGCGGTGTGCGCGCGTTTCTACGCGCTCATGGACGAATTGCCCGAAGCGGCAGCCTGCCGCGCGGTCCATCCTCCCTCGCTCGTCAACGCCGAGCGCAAGCTCTATGAATATCTGACCGGCTGGCTGGGCGGCCCGCCGCTCTACACCAGCCAGTATGGCCATCCGCGCCTGCGCATGCGCCATTTCATGGCGCCCATCGGCGCAGACGAGATCGAGGGCTGGCTGGCCTGCTTCCACCGCGCCTGGGGCGAACTGGTGCCCGCTTCGCCGCTGTCGGCCAGCATCCTCGAGAAAGTCGATGCGCTCGGCTGGCACATGGCCAACAAGCCCGACACGCAAAGGCCCGAAGAAACCCAGGCCAGCGCCTGA
- a CDS encoding efflux transporter outer membrane subunit codes for MAKARWRPLAGAAGILTLAQGLAGCSFAPHYEPPKVALAPKFDGMGPWVPANPAQDMPSETWWTAYQDPQLDALEQRLLTDSPSLAAALARHDRARAMLREARADLFPQVGLGGTLTANRQSDQRPLRSNGSLQPDYYGAHTVSASGSYEADVWGRVRANISAGRADAQAAADDLADTRLQLQAELAEGYIVLRGQDREIELLTSTVAAYSRADHMTERRFAGGIANGMEIGQSGAQLAEAKAALAEARNARALAEHAVATLVGTPATGFSVPASARPLPMPEVPVSVPSTLLERRPDIAAAERRVAAANQRIGVAKAAFFPSLLLGGQIGTQTTSVANLFTAPTTFWSIGPNVAFTLLDGGRRHARVREARADWEAAAATYRGKVLSAVQDVEDGLSQLHHLGDEAMAETRAAQQAGQVETLATRRYERGAVSYLDVVNAQTTALRTRQQAIRVETRRLQASVRLFRAVGGGWSLRTPGKADANAAALPATVPATKGAEPGKG; via the coding sequence ATGGCTAAGGCACGGTGGCGCCCGCTCGCCGGAGCAGCGGGCATTCTCACCCTGGCCCAGGGACTGGCGGGGTGTTCGTTCGCCCCCCACTACGAGCCGCCCAAGGTGGCTCTTGCGCCCAAATTCGACGGCATGGGGCCGTGGGTTCCGGCCAATCCGGCGCAGGATATGCCCAGCGAGACCTGGTGGACGGCCTATCAGGACCCGCAGCTCGATGCCCTCGAACAGCGGCTGCTGACCGACAGCCCCTCGCTCGCCGCCGCGCTCGCCCGGCACGACCGGGCCCGCGCGATGCTGCGCGAGGCACGCGCGGACCTGTTCCCGCAAGTGGGCCTTGGCGGGACGCTGACCGCCAACCGCCAGTCGGATCAGCGCCCGTTGCGCTCAAACGGAAGCCTTCAGCCCGATTATTATGGCGCGCATACGGTCAGCGCGAGCGGCAGCTACGAGGCCGACGTCTGGGGCCGGGTGCGGGCCAATATCTCGGCCGGGCGCGCCGATGCCCAGGCCGCTGCCGACGATCTGGCCGACACGCGCCTGCAATTGCAGGCCGAACTGGCCGAGGGCTATATCGTGCTGCGCGGGCAGGATCGCGAGATCGAGCTGCTCACCTCGACCGTGGCGGCCTATAGCCGCGCCGACCACATGACCGAGCGGCGTTTTGCCGGGGGCATCGCCAACGGCATGGAAATCGGCCAGTCGGGCGCCCAGCTGGCCGAGGCCAAGGCCGCGCTGGCCGAAGCGCGCAATGCCCGCGCGCTGGCCGAACATGCGGTGGCGACCCTCGTGGGGACACCGGCGACCGGCTTTTCGGTGCCCGCTTCGGCCCGGCCCTTGCCCATGCCCGAAGTGCCGGTCAGCGTTCCCTCGACCCTCCTTGAACGCAGGCCCGACATCGCGGCAGCCGAGCGGCGGGTGGCGGCGGCCAACCAGCGCATCGGGGTGGCCAAGGCGGCCTTCTTCCCCTCGCTGTTGCTGGGCGGGCAGATCGGCACGCAGACCACGTCGGTGGCCAACCTGTTCACCGCGCCCACCACGTTCTGGTCGATCGGCCCCAATGTCGCGTTTACCCTGCTCGATGGCGGGCGGCGTCATGCCCGTGTTCGCGAGGCGCGGGCCGATTGGGAAGCGGCGGCGGCGACGTATCGCGGCAAGGTGCTTTCGGCGGTGCAGGATGTCGAGGACGGGCTTTCGCAGCTCCACCACCTCGGCGATGAAGCCATGGCCGAAACCCGTGCCGCCCAGCAGGCCGGGCAGGTCGAGACGCTGGCGACGCGGCGCTACGAGCGTGGCGCGGTCAGCTATCTCGATGTCGTGAATGCCCAGACCACCGCGCTGCGCACGCGCCAGCAGGCGATCCGGGTCGAGACGCGCCGGCTTCAGGCCAGCGTGCGGCTGTTCCGCGCGGTGGGCGGCGGCTGGTCGCTGCGGACACCGGGCAAAGCCGATGCGAATGCTGCGGCGTTGCCCGCAACGGTGCCCGCAACGAAGGGGGCCGAGCCGGGCAAAGGCTGA
- a CDS encoding pyridoxal phosphate-dependent aminotransferase, with the protein MADYVGSESVSSEASGGLALDRRRMFQMAALLGGSLAMGERALAAPVALPSRGAPGMARIGSNEYWEGPVPDAVAAVREVTPHCNYYDPDGECDALIKLVASMEKVPVDHVVPWAGSTSPLVRSVLGMCSPERGLVTANPTFEVAWTTAEYMGVPLVKVPLRASDQAHDVRAMVAANPKAGLFYICNPNNPTGSLTPKEDIAWLLANKPAGSIVLLDEAYLHFSEAESGMDFVRSGADVVILRTFSKIFGMAGMRMGLSIGRPELLEKLMMADGHVLMGQLPVPALVCATASLKRPDLIAARRTLTARTRATTAEFLRGRGFKVLPSEANMLMVDWGRPAAPIKAAFEARGVVIGRSWTIWPTMSRITIGSPAEMQRFCAAVDPILRA; encoded by the coding sequence ATGGCTGATTACGTCGGGTCCGAATCTGTCTCTTCCGAAGCTTCCGGGGGGCTGGCGCTCGACCGTCGGCGGATGTTCCAGATGGCTGCCTTGCTGGGCGGCAGCCTGGCCATGGGCGAGCGGGCGCTTGCAGCGCCGGTGGCGCTCCCGAGCCGGGGCGCGCCGGGCATGGCGCGGATTGGCAGCAACGAATACTGGGAGGGGCCGGTCCCCGATGCGGTTGCTGCGGTGCGGGAGGTGACGCCCCATTGCAATTATTACGATCCCGATGGCGAGTGCGATGCCCTCATCAAGCTCGTGGCCTCGATGGAGAAGGTGCCGGTCGACCATGTCGTGCCCTGGGCCGGGTCGACCAGCCCGCTGGTACGCTCCGTCCTGGGGATGTGCAGCCCCGAGCGCGGGCTGGTGACCGCCAATCCGACCTTCGAGGTCGCGTGGACGACGGCAGAATATATGGGGGTGCCGCTGGTCAAGGTGCCGCTGCGTGCGTCCGACCAGGCGCACGATGTGCGCGCGATGGTCGCGGCCAATCCGAAAGCCGGGCTGTTCTACATCTGCAACCCCAACAATCCGACCGGTTCGCTGACCCCGAAGGAAGACATCGCCTGGTTGCTGGCCAACAAGCCGGCCGGTTCGATCGTGCTTCTCGACGAGGCCTACCTGCACTTCTCGGAAGCCGAGTCGGGCATGGATTTCGTGCGCTCGGGCGCCGATGTGGTGATCTTGCGCACGTTCTCGAAGATCTTCGGCATGGCGGGGATGCGCATGGGGCTTTCCATCGGGCGGCCTGAACTGCTCGAAAAGCTGATGATGGCCGACGGGCATGTCCTGATGGGGCAGCTGCCGGTGCCCGCGCTGGTCTGCGCGACGGCGAGCCTCAAGCGCCCGGACCTGATCGCCGCGCGCCGCACGCTCACCGCGCGCACGCGGGCAACGACGGCGGAGTTTTTGCGCGGGCGCGGGTTCAAGGTCCTGCCGAGCGAGGCCAACATGCTGATGGTCGACTGGGGGCGCCCGGCAGCCCCGATCAAGGCGGCGTTCGAGGCGCGCGGGGTCGTCATCGGGCGGTCCTGGACGATCTGGCCGACGATGTCGCGGATCACCATCGGCTCGCCCGCCGAGATGCAGCGTTTTTGCGCAGCGGTGGACCCGATCTTGCGGGCCTGA